From the Cyanobacteria bacterium GSL.Bin1 genome, one window contains:
- a CDS encoding 4'-phosphopantetheinyl transferase superfamily protein, whose amino-acid sequence MGEGFFRLVVTKDQQPIIEIWQAHLDISPQLEAEYWAILNAEEKQRAHRFVKSQDKTRFIAGRGILRLLLGQYLNLAPAAIAFDYLSQGKPILGKKHCDQALQFNVSHSHHLALYVISDSGQNVGIDLEFMHPFPQALSLARRFFQEQEVAYLVSLPPPMQEAMFFRLWTAKEAYLKATGEGLSGLQNIELALNRQSQQFDVMRSAEKVHLYSFIPVDDFVATVACLTPQSNQGQGLDPSNKWTIRDRKLWAENIESQFVFHNWDQ is encoded by the coding sequence ATGGGAGAGGGGTTTTTTAGGTTAGTCGTTACGAAGGATCAACAACCCATTATCGAGATTTGGCAAGCTCATTTAGATATTTCTCCTCAGTTGGAAGCAGAATATTGGGCGATTTTGAATGCTGAGGAAAAACAACGGGCACATCGCTTTGTGAAGTCGCAGGATAAAACCCGCTTCATTGCAGGGCGAGGAATTTTGCGCTTGCTGCTAGGACAATACCTTAATTTAGCACCAGCAGCCATTGCATTTGACTATCTTTCTCAAGGAAAACCCATCCTAGGGAAAAAACACTGCGATCAAGCCCTGCAATTTAATGTTTCTCATTCTCACCATCTGGCACTGTATGTTATTTCTGACTCTGGTCAAAACGTTGGAATTGATTTAGAATTCATGCACCCTTTTCCCCAAGCATTATCTTTAGCCCGGCGTTTTTTTCAAGAACAAGAAGTTGCCTATTTAGTCTCACTTCCTCCCCCGATGCAAGAAGCAATGTTTTTCCGCTTATGGACAGCCAAAGAGGCGTATCTCAAAGCAACGGGAGAAGGGTTAAGCGGCTTACAAAATATAGAACTGGCCCTCAATCGGCAGTCTCAGCAGTTCGATGTTATGAGGAGTGCAGAAAAGGTTCATTTATACTCTTTTATCCCAGTGGATGATTTTGTGGCAACGGTTGCTTGTTTAACGCCACAAAGTAATCAAGGGCAAGGGCTTGATCCATCTAATAAATGGACAATTAGAGACCGAAAATTATGGGCTGAAAACATAGAGAGTCAGTTTGTTTTTCATAACTGGGATCAATAA